One Rosa chinensis cultivar Old Blush chromosome 3, RchiOBHm-V2, whole genome shotgun sequence DNA window includes the following coding sequences:
- the LOC112194166 gene encoding putative F-box protein At3g16210 codes for MAEATLPKEMIVLILSWLPVKLLLQFTSVSKRFHFIILSDPKFAESQFQAAREHKTLTCRLLCSTTTPRLESLDLETPSFGDRSSVRKLKLPLRPPANDVMPLGSCNGIVFLAIDEQIYYMWSPSTGFFKKSPDPGFSPNNKAIIVHGVGYLPATDDYIVFVGSTDFVDDKNEGVIFSCRDHAWKTLCQKVYGNNVIWLFISQESLYSDTSIYRKECNQS; via the coding sequence ATGGCGGAAGCAACCCTACCCAAAGAGATGATAGTGCTTATCCTCTCCTGGCTTCCCGTGAAATTGTTACTCCAGTTCACCAGCGTTTCCAAACGTTtccatttcatcattctctcagACCCAAAATTCGCCGAGTCCCAATTTCAAGCAGCTCGTGAGCACAAAACCCTAACTTGTAGACTCCTCTGCTCCACCACCACCCCTCGACTCGAATCCCTTGACTTGGAGACGCCATCGTTTGGAGACCGTTCCTCTGTTAGGAAGCTCAAACTTCCTCTCCGCCCACCAGCCAATGATGTCATGCCACTAGGCTCTTGCAATGGTATTGTATTTCTCGCAATTGATGAGCAAATATATTATATGTGGAGCCCATCAACCGGATTCTTCAAGAAATCACCTGATCCGGGTTTCTCCCCAAATAACAAGGCGATCATCGTTCATGGTGTTGGCTATTTGCCGGCCACCGATGACTACATAGTTTTCGTAGGCTCCACTGACTTTGTTGATGACAAGAATGAGGGCGTAATTTTCTCGTGCAGAGATCACGCTTGGAAAACACTTTGTCAGAAAGTATATGGGAATAATGTCATATGGCTATTCATCTCTCAAGAAAGTTTATATAGTGATACATCCATATACAGAAAAGAATGTAATCAATCCTAA